The following coding sequences are from one Nicotiana tomentosiformis chromosome 3, ASM39032v3, whole genome shotgun sequence window:
- the LOC104086470 gene encoding chaperone protein dnaJ 6 translates to MGKRKKTARVTEEEEEEEMNENQQHTTASSSHNKSLYEILGVERTASQQEIKKAYYKLALRLHPDKNPGDEEAKEKFQQLQKVISVLGDEEKRALYDQTGCVDDADLAGDVVENLKEFFRAMHPKITEADIEEFEANYRGSESEKKDLIDLFNKYKGKMNRLFCSMICSDPKLDSHRFKDILDEAIAAGELKSTKAYEKWSKEVSKTKPPTSPLRRRQKPKKKSEDLYAIISQRQNERRGKMTCMLSSLISKYGGDPSAAEPSEEEFEAARTKIESRKKFKRKKM, encoded by the exons ATGGGGAAGAGAAAGAAGACGGCTAGGgttactgaagaagaagaagaagaagaaatgaatGAAAATCAACAACATACCACTGCTTCTTCTTCCCATAATAAGAGCCTATATGAG ATTCTTGGGGTTGAAAGAACAGCATCTCAGCAGGAGATAAAGAAGGCATATTACAAGTTGGCACTGCGGCTTCATCCAGATAAGAATCCGGGAGATGAG GAAGCTAAAGAGAAATTTCAACAGCTGCAAAAGGTGATATCAGTTCTTGGTGATGAGGAGAAACGGGCACTCTATGATCAGACTGGCTGTGTTGATGATGCT GACCTGGCTGGAGATGTTGTGGAGAACTTGAAGGAGTTTTTTCGAGCTATGCATCCAAAG ATAACTGAGGCTGACATCGAAGAGTTTGAAGCAAATTATAGAGGATCTGAGTCAGAGAAGAAAGACTTGATTGATTTGTTTAACAAGTATAAGGGTAAAATGAATAG GCTCTTTTGTTCTATGATTTGCTCTGACCCCAAGTTAGATTCACACCGTTTCAAAGATATTCTTGACGAGGCAATTGCTGCAG GGGAGCTAAAATCAACAAAAGCATATGAAAAATGGTCGAAGGAAGTGTCTAAAACAAAACCACCTACAAGTCCGTTGAGACGGAGACAAAA GCCAAAGAAAAAATCAGAGGACTTATATGCTATTATATCGCAGCGGCAAAATGAGCGAAGAGGTAAGATGACTTGTATGTTGTCGTCTCTGATTAGCAAATATGGTGGGGATCCATCTGCAGCGGAACCTAGCGAAGAGGAATTTGAAGCAGCTCGTACAAAAATAGAGAGTAGAAAGAAGTTCAAGCGGAAGAAAATGTAA